The Capsicum annuum cultivar UCD-10X-F1 chromosome 3, UCD10Xv1.1, whole genome shotgun sequence genomic sequence GGACAAGTAGATGTTATACTGTCATTTTCGCTCTCTTTTGAAAGTTTTGGGCTCCGGTTTTAGCAGTAAAAAAATCACAGATTCTTTACATCAAAAAGAAGATGACTTTTCAGTGTTGTTTTTTCTCAGGAAGATGAAGTGAAATCTGGCTTCTTTTTAAAAGAAGCATTTTAGTGTTATCTTTTCCTAAGATCCTCAATTGAATGCATTAATTTGTTACTTTAAATGCATCGAGATGATGACTATTTGCAACACCTTTGCCAGCAATGTGTGATTTTATTCTTCAAGTTCTCTGGATTCTTATGACAAACCAACAAGTACTGATTTCTGAAACTTGTTTGAAATCTATCAAATGCTTTTTGTCTCTGTCATTTGCATCTCTGGAGAGGTTCTTTGGATCTCTTATACAGGATTTTGACATTGCTGCTGACTTCAGGAGAAATAATTTGCTTAATTGTTGGTTGTCCttgagtaaaaaagaaaaaaaatcccgagagctttagtgcaccgggctacccTTAAAGGAGAACAAGTGGAACTCCATTGTTTGTAGACAACTTACCAAATAAATACATAGCAGGTATATTTGCTAGGATTATGCATGCGTTCTGATCAATAAAGCTTGTGAGTATGTCATCATGGAAAACAGTCTTTTATGTATTACTAGTACTCATGGATTTAGACCAGACTGAGCCTAAGTGTGAATTTCTCAAGTCCCTCAACTTTGATCCTGTAAATCTTGGCCATTAATGATTTTTTCTCGTTGAATGAGACATACAAAATAAGTCAGATTGGTAAAAGGAATTTGTGAGATCTTTGTTGTTTCCCCTTCCTCGATCACCCTCATATAGGTACAATGTTTGAACCAGCAGAGAACTCCATGTCCAATCAAACGGTACCACATAAAGCAGGATGGGAGAAGCATactattttttcaacattatAAACAAAGGAACGGATTTGATGTGGGCATCACTTAGCATAGACTTCTAAGCAGTGTTTAGGAATGCGCTCGCATCGTCGCATAATGTGATGATGCGAAGCAATGCGAACCCCTCTCGCTGCGTGTGGTCGATGCGAGCGCATCATGTTAATTGTATTTTTAGgatcaattttaaattaataaaagagTCACTTtgtgttgattttatatttagggtcaattttaaattaaCAAGAGTCTACTGTGGTGATTGCCACTGCTGCAATTTTCTAAGGTTAACTTTAAAGTCCACTTCTgcgacttcttcttcttcactgctTCACTTAAATGATGCAGTCACATCGCTTCACGCTTCGCGTTATGCGTGATGCGGAGCCTTGTCGCTTTTTTTCACATCACGCTTCAGGAAGGTCTTTTCAGTTAATATTGAAAATGTGATTGATATTTTTGAACACTATTATACCTGCATGTGGTTTGTTTATACGTTTTCAGATAATTGTCTGAGAATAGAGATCACAAATATTCTAGGAGTGTGCAAAAAATTTCCTTATTCCATGTGTCagctttcttttgtttgttgaaATTTCATACAGTAGTTACTTCTTTCTTTTATTCAGATGAAATCAGTTTGAATAAGTTGACCTCTTGTTGCAAAAGTAGCAGAGGCGGACACAAAGCAGCACCTTTAACCTGGAAATAGACTGCATTGATGGAACTTTAAATATTGGGGATTGGATGAGCGTAGTCCATAGCATTAAGCTTCCTCTTTCCTCGTCTCCTGTACGGAGACAGGGGCGGGCTATGGGGGTTGTAaggttaatttatttatttatgtataaatattaaGCTTGGAATCCCCTTAACACAATATGAACTGCAGCTCAGCGGTCAAAGGGCTTAAATGTGTAGCATTGTTGCGGGTTTGAGTCTTGCTAGGGATATCTCTTTTACCTTTTTGAATCCCCTTATCAAATATCAAAGTTCTGGCTCCACCTCTGGTGGGAGAGGAGTGAGAATGATAAAGGGAGCCCTTAGGGAACTCCCAAGTGATGACACTCATTTTAATCCAATGCTGCTAACATTTTTGGGGAATATATCTGAGCTATTTGTGGTTGCACATTGTCCATGGTGCTTAATTATATCTAGTTTTATTTGATTCCCTCTTCTTTACGATCAACTGCTGGATCATAAGGCTCTCTGGTTCCCGGGTAGGTTTATGCTTGTGACTCTGTTGACTTCCTTTCtatccaaaatatactagtttattTAGCCCAGATCCCTAAAGTGATATGGATGGTTTTGCTGAATTTGCAGTCAGCAAACGATAGGTTACTTTTGTCGTATTAATCTTAGGAAGTAATAGATGGAGTGTAAGATTAGGCCCATCTGAGGGTGATAAAGGAGCGTGATATCAAACGAATCTGTTGCGAATAGCAACCTACATTTAATTCATGGTCAGATTGTCAGATCTTGACCACTTGAGTTTTGTGCTAGTCTGATGTAcctcaagttaaaaaaaaattattctaggAGGCCAAAATAAGCAATTGGAAAACTTAGTAACGGTCATGAGACAGTTACACATGTATTGGGTGTTCTTTTCTGTAGAAAAAGGGGCAGGACAGTTGGGAGAGATATTCAGAGAAAGTAAAAGGGAATTCTTGGAGAGTTCTAGCCTCTCGAATGTCTCGGAATGCATGAATTTGTGTAATCTTAGTATTATGTATTCTATAACTGAATTTCATTCATGTCTTAGGTTGTGCTTTAAGGTATTAGCAGTTTCCTAGTGACTGTTTCAGAATTCTGGTTGTAATTTGAGTGCATTTAGTATAAAGAATCAGCATTTGTTCCAGTATTTACTGTACTTTTGCAGAAAGTCTATCATTGTCCTTGCTAACTTTTGCCTTTATTTTCAATAGCTTATTTTAAGTGCTCTTAAGGAATCACATTGATACCAAATTAACAATTGTTAGTGATGGCTAACCAAGTTTTTCCTGTGTATCTGCAGAAGGCCTCAACCAAAAGCTCTACTAGGGGATACAAAGGAAACTCTGAAGGATGCGGGGTATAAATCTGATGATGATAATTGGGACTTCATTGACGTAGAATTACCCTATAAATGACCTTATCGAGCAATGTGAAAACGAAATGGTCTGAGAATAAAAGTTTCATATATCAGTTTCTCTTCTAGTACGACGAGCTGCAGCACAGTTCTCACTGATTTTGCTATAGAACCTGGCTACCTCTGCAGTTTGGCGTTTTTGTATAAGCTAACAGGAGTGTATGACTATACTGTCACAGAAACAAACTAGTTCTGGCATAACAGGTGCCCTAATGTGTTTCCAAGTTCGTATTAAAGATCAATGAAAGGTTGTTGTACatctgattttttattttggttctaACTTTGCAATATGTGGTGATTGTTTCTGAGAGGATATTGGTGAACCCCAACATTTGATGTTCAATTTCTGCCATTCATTTGTTGCTACAACTAGACTTACGATTGAGACAGTGTCTgcaaaaggataaaaaagaatcTTTCATGTGGGTCCTTGACCCGCTTTACACCCTCTATTTGGTAATATGAGAGAATCTGTAATGAGAAGATGAcctcttcatcttatttttttttttggtagaaaaGATATCTTTTTttcctgaacttgtcctccaaactcacttaaatttaactttcgtttatttatcctctttaatatttttaaagtaaattaatttcaTCCCTTATGTCAGCTGACgtagtaaaaaaaaaaggagcaagtgaatttttttttaaaagagccgactttattattattatatatatagataaattaaaaaaaatatcaaaaacccacttcatcttcttcttttaccCGCCCCCATTCCCCCCACCCCAACCCACTATCATCATCAATTATCTTACACCACCACTGATGCTGGAGTTGGATTCTCTCTGGCTCAGTTGGGTGCTTTGGTTGCTACTTCTCTACTTGTCTCTATTGTTGCTCTGATGAGGCACTTAATATAAATGCTGTTGATTTTGCGGAGATTTGATTTTACAGAGAGATGGAGATTGAGTGATTGATTTGTTAGAGATTTAGGATGTTGGCTATGATTATGTTAATTCTGTAGCGTTGTGGTTATGATTTGTGCAATTCGCTCTTAACAACAATTAACAAATCAAATAGCTACTCCCTCTTTAGTAATGAAAAAAATTTGAGGGAGAAGCATTGCAGGGGTGGAAATTAGAAGGGGAGAAGGAGAGGGGTGGGGGGAGGGGTTGGAAGAGCGCGGGGGAAAGGGCTAAAAGGGCGGGGGAGGGGGGATGTGATCTGAAGAAGGTGGAggtggggtggggtagggtgGGTGGGGTGTGTGAAGAAGAAaggaattttcttttatatatatatatatataaatcatatgtgtgtgaaattatttttttttagaaaaattctattttcttaaggggagccttggagtaactggtaaagttgctgccatgtgaccaggaggccACGGGTTCAAGCATTGGAAACAGTctttggcagaaatgcaaggtaaggctgcgtacgatacacccttgtggtgaggTCCTTACGTACGATACACCTTTGTGGTGGGTCCTTCCTCTGACACtgcacatagcggtagctttgATACATCGGGTTGCCCTTTTATGGCGCGTGGGTAATGCACTCTCCATAGTGAGAGtgagattatgattttgagggtgtaattaatacactttaaagatgttaatggggggttaaataaactaaagttaaatttaagtgttaaagtgaatTTGGAGGACAAGTTTGGGGGGAGAAtttaccttttctctttttttttggtaCATGACCTCTCATCTTATGAGATGTAGAAGAAAGTATTTTTACAAAGATTGTATGCTTGACTGCCACAAGTTATTAtttcaataagaggaaaatgttaaataacaaatacatatgtattttacttaGAAAAAAAGCAATTGGAGACTTTGCTTGATTGGGATTTCACTATAAATGAATCACCTTTAGTCGAGATTACTCCACCTTATTGCTacaaattttcaaattctagCTTCTCCTTAATCCATTGGGTGCTTTATTACAACTAAGGGTGAGGACAAATCAATATAGCCATTGTAAAACGTGTTTCactagtaaaataatttttctcatttttaaaaaatttataatactaaaaaaaaaaaaaattcaatatttttgacCAACAAATCCGTGAAACTTGAACCAAACACCTCCTAACTCACTTCTTAAGATTGCCCAACCCTATAAGATAGATCCATTACTAGGTGTACTTAACTTACTCCGTCAGTTggaatttaattttcattattttcctaatttcattaattttttttttattattttatcttagcattaattagttattctccaaattatttttgtaataaacatgtcaaattaaaataaaaaaaaaaatagcccaATGTACTAACGATGTAAAGGGCCCCACCATAATGTATTATATACGATCTTATTTTACATTTCTATCGGAAGTTATTTTTAAGACTTGTCCATGACCTCCTGCCACATGACAACTTTATCAGTTATTCTTATGCTTCCAGGCTCTCTAAAATGTTTCTTGTTTAACCACGCGTTGCATTTTAGCCTAGATTTCCTATTTAATATTCATACCAAAAGGAAGAGGAAAATAAATTTCCAGTTGTAAACATATTTGTGGCTAACGCTGAACATTGTCAACACTCACTTTACATGCTTCAAATTCTTTCTATTCTCACCTGTCAACACTTAGCCATCACAGAAATAAAAAGTTTCAAAGCGAAGCCCAGCCATGCAAGTAATTGAAACCTTTTGAGCAACACAAATTCCCAAAGAATTCTCTTTTCAGACACCCATTTGCAATTAGTACTAATTTGTTAGCagggaaaaatatatatattttttttgttgttgtaaaatcGCCATGCTTTTCCATTTTGATCtgaaagaatttcaagaaaaggtGTCCACTCAGCTCCGACCTTGGCAACGCTCTTTCCAGTTCTGGGTTCGCGCTGCTGATATTTATACTGGTTATAAAGTAACCCCCTTTGCCCcctttatatacatatatttacatatttatgttgtTCCTAAGTTGTTCGATTAAATTTATGTTTGGGTTCTTTTTTGGGATTTCAAAGGTATTTAAAGTAACCCCTTTTGCTTCTTTCACTCTGTATTgttttttacatatttatgttgTTCCTAAGTAGTTTGGTTGAATTTATGTGTGGGGTTCTTGGATTTTGAAGGTATTTCAAGTAACCCATTTTGCTTCTTTCACTCTGTATTGCTTTGTGCATGTTTATGTTGTTCCTAAGTAGTTTGGTTGAATTTATGTTTGGGGTTCTTTTTTTTGGGATTCTGAAAGTATTTCAAGTAACCCCTTTTGCTTCTTTCAATCTGTGTTGTTTTGAACATGTTTATGTTGTTCCTAAATAGTTTGGTTGAATTTATGTTTGGGGTTCTTGCTTTTGGGTTTCGTAGGTATTTCAGGTAAGAGCAAGTTTTGAGAAGGATGTGCAGAAACAGGAGGTGATGTGGGAGAAGCAGCACGAGGTTGCTGCTGACAAGATATATAGCATGTGTTCTGAGCTTGGTGGGTTTTTCCTCAAGGTACTTCTGTAGTTATGAAAATTCACTATCTGTTTGCCTATAATGGATTTGGTTTCATCGTACTTGCTGTTCGACCTAAATTTGGTTTCTTTACATTCTCATCAACTCCTATAATCTTTATGATTAATAAGTACTCCTTTTCAATTTGATTGTCTGTTTTGACTTGGCACGAAATTTGAGTAAGTCagaaagaagacttttgaatcttgtggttttaaatttaagatatgtagaatttaccaaaatatcctttaatcttgtggtcctaaacatgtgccatgtggaaagttgaaattaaaagttgaccaaaaaaaaaaggaagagacattctttttgaaacggactaaaaatgAGGGtaggacaaacaaattgaaacggagggaaTAATAATCTTGGGAATGCTCCCACCCTATTGAGGAAATCACATGATTGTCATCCCTTATGCTACAGAAGTTGCACATTACTTTGGGATTAAAAGAAGTGGCCAACTTTATTGTGGGGTTTTAATTGCTTGAGAGTTACTGTGTTATCAAACtgctttgtttttatttttttatttagctattttttgaatttatgttgtCATATTAGTACCTGTTATTGCTGAGGAAATATTCAGTTTTTTTGGATGATTAATGATGTTAGGTTGCCCAAATAGTTGGGAAGCCAGACTTGGCGCCAGCTCCATGGGTCAAAAGGCTTGTTACTCTATGTGATCAAGCACCTGCTACACCATACAATGTGATTAGGGTAGTGCTTGAGAAGGAGTTGGGtcaaaattttgatgatttgtttcaatattttgacAAGGATCCACTAGGCTCTGCTTCAATTGCTCAGGTATCTACTTTTATACACACTTTCGCCGTTTCTCGTCTTGCTAAACTATAGAATGCTCGAAGACACATTTCTTTgcaagaaatgatggaaatcaTATGATGAAAGATTGGAAAAACTGGTTAAGTGTTCTATCAAGCATCCATTTGAGTAGTCTTTATATTTCTTCAAGCTCAAACTATCAAGAAGGAAGTTTATGCATTTAATCAgtatttaattcatgttcaagtcTGTAACATTATCTTGTCATTTCTTTAGTTTAAGACTTGCTTCACAAGTTCTCCTGATATTTATGTATGGCCTTTTCAGGTTCATCGAGCAAGACTAAAAGGTGACAAGAATGATGTTGTCGTCAAGGTAAGAATTCGCGTGTCATCTTGCAATAGTGATATAATTATGATGTTCTAATTGTCGTAAAACTATAGGTCCAACATCCTGGAGTTCAGGAATTGATGATGACTGATATCCGCAACTTGCAAGCCTTTGCGTTGTATATTCAAAAGACAGATGTCAAGTTTGATCTGTTCTCTGTTACCAAGGAAATGGAGAAACAGGTGCAAAACATTCATGAATTTGCAATATGTCTTGTACTATTAGACTTTTCATGTCCTTATTCCTATTTGatattttcttactttgatgCTTGCTATATGCTGAGGTTCTCCTAGTGGAGCACGTAATTGTGATTGGTTAGGttccaaaaaagaaagaaaaatgaaactgGGAGTAATTCTAGATCCTTCTTATGATTATCTCAGATCCTTTGGATTTAACAAATCTGTTTGTGTTATGGGTGTTACTCTATACTGCTATAGTTAAAGTTCTTCAGAGAATGTTATGCCATATCTCAACTACTTGAAGCGAAGTTTTATAAGTTCCATTTTTCTGATTTGATTATCTGTTGACGTAGTACACCTTTACCCTCTCATGCGCATTTTCTTTCAGTCGCATAATCAATCTATCTTAATTCTTAAGGGCCTATGAAAACATTGAGTTCATTATCCCGTTTAATCTATGTCAGTGCTCAGTAAAGTTTCATTGCTGAAGGATGAAAACATAGTAGTTGTACCACATGAGACTAGTTCTGTTTCTTCCATAAGCTGAATTAGCTAATGTTTAGTGTTATTAATTATGGATTAATTATGGATGTTGAACTTAATTGTATATACCGAGTGATTCCCAATACCAAATCCACCTTTTATTCTGTGATAGGATTCCGTAACCTCCTTGTTTCTTTTTGCTTTACCTTCACATTTTGCATTTCTTTTGGGAGCAGTTTCTAATTCATGGCAGGGCTGCCATTGTTGTTTCCTTCCCCTATGAAATACTGTTTTTGAGTTTTTACTCTGTGGAAAAATGATAGGAGTATTACTTGGTAGAtggtaacaattttttttttgagataggTAACTTTGCATTCACACAAAAAACTCATCAGGAAACTGATGAGGAGGGATTTACAAACCCCCGGGGGTGCCATCATAATCAAAACCGAAGCAAACTTTCAAAAATTTAcagtctcgagccgggggtcttttggaaacagcctctcaacttcttcggaggtagtggtatggactgcataccttctaccctccccagacctcactatgtgggaatatactgggttttttgttgttgttgtgtaccTACTTCCCCCACTAGATCCTACTTACACCAAAAATATTGTCAAGTATCCCACATCGAAAAAGAGATGGGTAATttgtctccttatatggacttgggcaatcctccccccATGAGCTTGCTTTTGAGGttaagttaggcccaagatccattcgttacatggtatcagagtcagacccatcccaaatctttgttcaccgatgttggcccccatattatattgtccacgctccagttaACGAGTTAACGAGGCCTGGGCGTGCTGGGGAGTGTCAAGTATCCCACATCGAAAAAGAGATGGGTAATttgtctccttatatggacttgggcaatcctccccaaTGAGCTAgctttttgaggttgagttaggcccaagatccattctttacattTTGAGAGTCGTAAAGACTCCAGAAACTTTTACCTGAATTTGCATAGTCTCCCAGGTCCTTATGACTCTTATTCACGAGTTGTACCATTAAGATACGACTCGGGAAGAGTCCGTATGACCTAACTTCTTGAACTTTTCTGGATCTTTTCTGCCATCTTTAGGCCTGCacactgaacaaacatattaccttataatataagtataaaaCATGGTCCTCccatgcagcgcttgatttaacgttgCGGCACGACGTGACTAAGTTGGATATTCAGATTCCACCATTTAacctcatgggttgcctcccatgcagcgttTTTTAgtgaaatctgagtatccaacttagccacgtcgtgccgcgacgttaaatcaagctcttcatgggaggcaacccatgttttgttcttattttattgGGTAGTATGTTTGTTCAGCATGCAGGACTAAAGATTGCAGAGAAGATCCAGAAAAGTTCAAGAAGTTTGGTCATACGGACTCTTCCCGAGTCGTATCTTAATGGTACGACTCGTGAGTAAAGACTAAGACAATCTCATCTTGACCATCTGTGTGCTGCTAACCTTCCCTTCATAACATCTCTCATTCCTTTCTTTCCATAATATCCACCAGATGCTAACAATCtttgattgttggttttaatttCTAACTGGTACTTGACTTCTCTGATGTTTGATAAAGCACTATTGTGTGTCTGCAAGACTCTAAATATTTCAAGATTAGCGCATATGCAGATCTGTTGGTATTTGCATCAAGCTAGTTGACTTCTTCTCGCCTGAATATTGTTACTTGATTAAGTGAACCTAGTAGATTTTAACTTCTCAACTTTTGCATCTTTGAAGTAATTTGGTTTTAACTTGTTCATTCAAGATTAGCTATGAATTTGACTTTGTGAGGGAGGCTGAAGCTATGGCAAGAATTCGGCATTTCCTTTGCCAGAATAACAAAAAATCCCCTGTTCGGGTACCTCATGTGATACGAGACATGGTCAGCAGGTATGCTCAGGTGAAGAAAATTTGTTTTGTCTGAGTTACATTGTGAACTAAGATGAGACTATTAACTTTAGCTCCTCTTTTGGTGATTTCAATTACCTTGTGTTTCTATTAATGTGTTTAACATTATTAAGATTTTTTCTTTAACTGGTAAGTGTTTAACTTTGTTATGACTTGACTAAGTGTAGAACAAAAGTTAGttaccagtttcaaaaaaaaagtgtAGAACGAAAGTCTACTAGTTTCTCCACTGTAATACTCGGTCTGTAGTACACACATGTCAAATCCTTACACAATACTTTTCTTCAGTACTGGCTGGATGTACTGTTTTTTGT encodes the following:
- the LOC107862710 gene encoding uncharacterized protein slr0889 isoform X4, which produces MLFHFDLKEFQEKVSTQLRPWQRSFQFWVRAADIYTGYKVFQVRASFEKDVQKQEVMWEKQHEVAADKIYSMCSELGGFFLKVAQIVGKPDLAPAPWVKRLVTLCDQAPATPYNVIRVVLEKELGQNFDDLFQYFDKDPLGSASIAQVHRARLKGDKNDVVVKVQHPGVQELMMTDIRNLQAFALYIQKTDVKFDLFSVTKEMEKQISYEFDFVREAEAMARIRHFLCQNNKKSPVRVPHVIRDMVSRRVLVMEYIDGIPILKLGDEMAKRGIRDGKLAAVAKQNILKNLSLAYGQMILKSGFFHADPHPGNILICKGSEVALLDYGQVKDLPDELRLGYARLVLAIADNDPLRASESYRDLGIETLSKCQDEQNELLRLAQTMFDTKLPPGVTMLQPFSEESSIKKIAVKAFPEELFSVLRTVHILRGLSVGLGINFSCAEQWRPIAEEILYAAGRLSAKDLKKIHRHGATGRRFCR
- the LOC107862710 gene encoding uncharacterized protein slr0889 isoform X3 — protein: MLFHFDLKEFQEKVSTQLRPWQRSFQFWVRAADIYTGYKVFQVRASFEKDVQKQEVMWEKQHEVAADKIYSMCSELGGFFLKVAQIVGKPDLAPAPWVKRLVTLCDQAPATPYNVIRVVLEKELGQNFDDLFQYFDKDPLGSASIAQVHRARLKGDKNDVVVKVQHPGVQELMMTDIRNLQAFALYIQKTDVKFDLFSVTKEMEKQISYEFDFVREAEAMARIRHFLCQNNKKSPVRVPHVIRDMVSRRVLVMEYIDGIPILKLGDEMAKRGIRDGKLAAVAKQNILKNLSLAYGQMILKSGFFHADPHPGNILICKGSEVALLDYGQVKDLPDELRLGYARLVLAIADNDPLRASESYRDLGIETLSKCQDEQNELLRLAQTMFDTKLPPGVTMLQPFSEESSIKKIAVKAFPEELFSVLRTVHILRGLSVGLGINFSCAEQWRPIAEEILYAAGRLSDSQTWPHLASMHSSFDGAHLDTSTSQLATEL
- the LOC107862710 gene encoding uncharacterized protein slr0889 isoform X2; this encodes MLFHFDLKEFQEKVSTQLRPWQRSFQFWVRAADIYTGYKVFQVRASFEKDVQKQEVMWEKQHEVAADKIYSMCSELGGFFLKVAQIVGKPDLAPAPWVKRLVTLCDQAPATPYNVIRVVLEKELGQNFDDLFQYFDKDPLGSASIAQVHRARLKGDKNDVVVKVQHPGVQELMMTDIRNLQAFALYIQKTDVKFDLFSVTKEMEKQISYEFDFVREAEAMARIRHFLCQNNKKSPVRVPHVIRDMVSRYAQISLLQRNSTKYDESYKWRVLVMEYIDGIPILKLGDEMAKRGIRDGKLAAVAKQNILKNLSLAYGQMILKSGFFHADPHPGNILICKGSEVALLDYGQVKDLPDELRLGYARLVLAIADNDPLRASESYRDLGIETLSKCQDEQNELLRLAQTMFDTKLPPGVTMLQPFSEESSIKKIAVKAFPEELFSVLRTVHILRGLSVGLGINFSCAEQWRPIAEEILYAAGRLSAKDLKKIHRHGATGRRFCR